In Nostoc piscinale CENA21, the genomic stretch AGCCCTGGTGGCAGGCTGGGCTGGTTCAATGGCGTTATATGAACTCGCTATTTATGACCCCAGCGATCCTGTTCTCAACCCCATGTGGCGACAAGGGATGTTCGTGCTGCCCTTCATGGCACGTCTAGGTGTTACCCAATCTTGGGGCGGCTGGAGCGTTACTGGTGGCCCTGCTACTGACCCTGGTTTCTGGTCTTTTGAAGGTGTAGCTGCTGCTCACATCGTACTTTCTGGTTTATTATTCTTAGCCGCAGTTTGGCACTGGGTTTACTGGGATTTGGAACTCTTTAGAGATCCTCGGACTGGTGAACCAGCACTAGACTTGCCAAAAATGTTTGGTATTCACCTGTTCTTATCTGGTTTACTTTGCTTTGGTTTTGGTGCATTCCACCTCACCGGACTTTACGGCCCTGGGATGTGGATTTCTGACGCTTATGGAGTCACGGGTAGCGTCCAGCCAGTAGCACCAGAATGGGGGCCAGATGGCTTTAACCCCTTTAACCCCGGCGGTATTGTAGCTCACCACATCGCCGCAGGTGTTGTTGGCATTATTGCTGGTTTATTCCACCTCACAGTTAGACCACCCGAAAGGCTATACAAAGCCCTACGGATGGGTAACATTGAAACCGTACTTTCCAGCAGTATTGCGGCAGTATTCTTCTCGGCTTTCGTTGTGGCTGGTACCATGTGGTACGGTAGCGCAACCACCCCCATCGAACTGTTTGGCCCTACCCGTTACCAATGGGATCAAGGCTACTTCCGTCAAGAAATTAACCGTCGTGTACAAGCAAGCGTAGCCAACGGTGCAAGCTTGTCTGAAGCTTGGTCACAAATTCCTGAAAAATTGGCATTCTACGATTACGTTGGTAATAGCCCTGCCAAAGGTGGTTTGTTCCGTACAGGCCCTATGGTCAAGGGTGATGGTATTGCTCAGTCTTGGCAAGGTCACGCAGTATTCACAGATGCTGAAGGTAGAGAATTGACTGTCCGTCGTCTACCTAACTTCTTTGAAACCTTCCCCGTAATTTTGACCGACAGCGATGGTGTTGTCCGCGCTGACATTCCTTTCCGTCGGGCAGAATCTAAATATAGCTTTGAACAAACTGGTGTCACCGTTAGCTTCTATGGTGGTGACTTAAACGGTAAGACCTTCACAGATCCTGCTGATGTGAAGAAATATGCTCGTAAAGCTCAAGGCGGCGAAATCTTTGAATTTGACCGCGAAACCTTGAACTCCGACGGGGTATTCCGTACCAGTCCTAGAGGTTGGTTTACCTTTGGACACGCAGTATTCGCTTTATTATTCTTCTTCGGTCACTTATGGCACGGCGCTCGGACAATCTACCGAGATGTATTTGCTGGTGTGGAAGCCGACCTAGAAGAGCAAGTCGAATGGGGTCTGTTCCAGAAAGTGGGTGATAAATCAACCCGCCGGAAGGAAGCCCTCTAATTATTTAGTGCTGAGTAATGAGTAATGAGTAAAGTCTGGAACTCAGCACTCAGCACTCAGCACTCATTACTCTAAGGAGCTTTTGAGATGGAAAGCGTTGCATACATTTTAATTTTTACTTTGTGCATAGGCGTTCTGTTTTTTGCGATCGCCTTCCGTGAACCTCCCCGCATTGAGAAAAAAAGACGAGTAGTAGGTTACTATTACCAAGCTTTGCAAACACAAAATATCCGCCGTTGTCTAGCTATAACGGCGGATATTTTACTGAATTTAGCAATGTATAAAAATCTCTTCTAACTTATGGCTGATAGGCAAATGCCATTTTTTATATGATATAATCTTCTATCTGGAAGTTGATATGTGTTAACACTAGCTTTCTACGCTAGGATTAATAAGGGACGTAAGCTTACACTGGTCTTCAGTGGCTTACACAGGCATTATCATTATGTCACAAAACTTTACGGAGACTAGAACCAGGAACAAATCAGCATGGTCAATCAGAACTTAACCGCTACAGAAATTGGATTTACTCACGAAGATTTCGCTGCTCTACTTGACAAATACGACTATCACTTTAGCCCTGGAGATATTGTACCAGGAACGGTTTTCAGTATAGAGCCGCGCGGCGCTCTGATTGACATCGGTGCTAAAACAGCAGCATATATCCCCATACAAGAAATGTCTATTAACCGGGTAGATGCCCCGGAAGAAGTTTTACAGTCGAACGAAACACGCGAGTTTTTCATCCTTACTGATGAAAACGAAGATGGTCAGTTGACCCTCTCGATTCGTCGTATTGAATATATGCGGGCTTGGGAACGTGTACGTCAGTTGCAAGCTGAAGATGCAACTGTGCGTTCTGGTGTATTTGCAACAAACCGTGGTGGTGCGTTGGTAAGAATTGAGGGATTGCGTGGATTTATCCCTGGTTCCCACATTAGTACTCGCAAACCCAAAGAAGAATTAGTGGGTGAAGAACTACCCTTGAAGTTCTTGGAAGTAGACGAAGAACGTAACCGCCTAGTTTTATCTCATCGTCGGGCGCTGGTTGAACGTAAGATGAACCGCCTCGAAGTTGGCGAGGTAGTAATTGGTACAGTTCGCGGGATCAAGCCTTACGGTGCTTTCATCGACATCGGTGGTGTCAGTGGCTTGTTACACATATCGGAAATTTCTCACGAACATATCGATACACCTCACAGCGTGTTCAATGTCAATGATGAAGTGAAAGTGATGATCATTGATTTGGATGCTGAAAGAGGTCGGATTTCTCTATCTACCAAACAGTTGGAACCAGAACCCGGTGATATGATTAAAAACCGTGATTTGGTTTACGATAAAGCTGAAGAAATGGCAGCTAAGTATCGTGAGCAACTGTTAGCGAAACAACAAGGGATCACCGCACCTCCTACTGAGGAAGCTGTAGCTGAAGAAGAAATTCCAGCAGCTATTGAAGAAGAGATTCCAGCAGCTATTGAAGAAGAAATTCCCGTAGCTATTGAAGAGTAAGATTAATAGATAATTGCATTCAAGTTTAAAAAAGAGGGATATTCCCTCTTTTTTTATTAAACAGAATTCAAGAGTCAGGAGCTAGAATTCAGAATGAAATTCTGGCTTCTAGGTGGTGCGTCTTTTTCCTCCATTGATTGTATTCTGACTCCTGAATCCTTCTTCAAGGCATTTTTTAACGGGGTGAAAAATTTGGCAACTATTCAATGTAAGAATGTTACTTTTGATAATATTCAGGCAATTTTTTTTTGACAAAAACGGTACTTTAGAAGACTCAGACGTTTATTTGCGATCGCTGGGGCAAAAAGCAGCTAGAATTATCGATGCCCAATTTCCCGGAATTGGTGAACCATTATTAATGGCTTACGGTATTGATAGTAATTCCCTCGATCCTGCTGGTTTAATGGCGGTGGGTAGTCGCCGCGAAACTGAAATCGCCACAGCTGCCTATATCGCCGAAACTGGTAGAGGATGGTTTGAATCTTTGGGAATCGCCTGTCAAAGTTTAAACGAAGCCGAAAAATATCTCGAAGCATCTCCCGCACCGCTTTTCTCTGGGAGTTTGGAGTTATTACAGTCCCTCTCCGTCGCCGGACTCAAATTAGGGATCATCTCAGCAGCCACAACCGCAGAAGTACAAGCCTTTGTCGCTCGGTATAATTTGGCTGATTATCTTCCAGCCCAAATTGGCGTGGATGATGGCCCAGGGAAACCAGATCCAACTTTGTTTTTGCAAGCTTGTGAAGTGGTGGGAGTAGAACCAAGCGCCGCACTCATGGTTGGCGATGCGGTTGGCGATATGCAAATGGCAAAAAACGCCAAAGCCGCAGGTTGCATTGGTATTACATGGATTGGTAAATCAGATCATGTCCAAGGTGCGGATGTAGTGATTAATCAACTGAGTGAAATTAAAGTTTTGTAAGAAGGCAGGAGGCAGAAGGCAGAAGGCAGGAGGTGTAAGTATTACATAATCTATTTAGCTAAGGGGTTTCATAACTCTGATTTAATTGTGATTCCTGCCTGAACTGGGTCAAAATTTGGGGGAAAATGGGTGTTGCGATCGCAGTCTGCCTTATCTAGCTTTGTACCTTGAAGATTCGCTTGGCGGAGATTTGCCGACATTAATAAAGCACCCCGCAAGTCTGCATCTGTGAGGTTAGCTTGGGAAAGGTCGCAATAACTAAGGTCACTTCCCCGGAGATTTGCACCTTGTAGATTAGCTGTACTTAAATCCGCGTAACTCAAGTCAGACCCTTTGAGGTTAACACCTTGCAAATCGGCATCACCAAGTTCAGCCCTCTCAAAATCCCGTTGTCCCTCAGCGTACTTTTCTAAAAGAGTAGCCACCGCATTAATTGGCTGTTGATAATTGACTTCAGACATAAAACAGCCTCAAAGATTGTTGATTCAAATTCATCATAAAACTGCTGATGCCAAAAATCACCAGAGAAATTGCATCAATTTATCAAATTATAGTAATAGTAATTTACAGGAATATTTTCTATCCTCACAAGTTCCTCAAATTTTTTTTTATAGGTTCAAAAATAAACAATCATCGCCTTTCCTCATCTGTTGAGGTACAAATTTATCTGTGTCCATTTGCAGTTAGTTTTTTATTCTCATCACATTGTAAATTGACAAATTTATCACTAATTTTGAGTGCATTAAAGCAAACGAAAAACATGAATGCAACCGTCATGGTGATTGGTTACGGTAATGACTTGCGGAGTGATGATGGCATTGGTCAAAGAATTGCTGATGAAATTGCCTCTTGGCATTTATCGGCGGTGAAATCCTTAGCAGTCCATCAACTGACACCCGAATTGGCTGATGCTTTAGCAAATGCAGAATTAGCAATTTTTGTGGATGCTTATGTACCTTTAGAATCTTTTGATGTGCAGGTGCAATCACTTTCGCCTTCTGTTGATAATGCGATCGCTGGACATACCGCCGATCCCCAATCACTTTTAGCCTTGACTAGAACTCTTTACGGCCACTGTCCGCCTGCTTTGTGGGTGACAGTTCCCGCAGTTAACTTTGAATTTGGCGATCGCTTCTCAGAAATCACCGAAACCGGCAAAGCGATCGCCCTCGGCAAAATTATGCAAATCTTAGACAAGTTTAAAAAATTTCTGGATCAAATGAACCCAATCTGAAACTCAAGCATAGACTGAAAGCAAACATGACTTACGCACAAAGATTGTCAGTTAATCACGGGTGTAGGGATATAAAGGTTTTGAACACCCCGTACTCTATAAACCTTCAAACCCTTAACTCTTCTCTAAAACCCTAATTATTTATTTTCTGGGGTAAGTCCCGTAAAAGTTTAATACTCAGCACTTTCAACTCAGCACTCAGCACTGTAAAGGAGGATTGATGCAGAAATCTCTCAAGCCCACAAGCGATCGCGCCTTTGATATCTTGCAGGCAGAGAAGCTTAATCCTCTTGATGCTATCTTTGCACCCAAAACTGTAGCGGTAATTGGTGCTAGTGAAACACCTGGGAGTGTGGGACGCACTCTCTTGTGGAATTTAATTACAAATCCGTTTGGTGGGACTGTGTTTCCTGTCAATCCCAAACGCCATAGTGTGCTAGGAATCAAAGCCTATCCGAAAATTGCCGATATCCCCGAAACTGTAGATTTAGCTGTAATTGCCACACCAGCACCAACAGTTCCGGGGATTATTGCTGAATGTGTCAATGCAGGGGTGAAAAGTGCGATCGTCATTTCTGCTGGTTTTAAAGAAGCTGGCGCGGCTGGTATCGCTTTAGAACAGCAAATTCTCACCCAAGCCCGTCGCGGTAACATTCGCATCATCGGCCCGAACTGCTTAGGGGTGATGAGTCCCCTGAGTGGGTTAAACGCTACCTTTGCTAGTGCAATGGCGCGTCCGGGCAATGTCGGCTTTATTAGCCAAAGTGGGGCGCTGTGTACGGCGATTCTAGATTGGAGTTTTCAAGAAAACGTCGGGTTTAGTGCCTTCGTTTCCATCGGTTCAATGTTGGATGTGGGCTGGGGTGACTTGATTTACTATCTCGGTGATGACCCCCATACCAAAAGTATTGTGATTTACATGGAATCTATTGGGGATGCCCGGTCTTTTATTTCTGCGGCGCGAGAAGTTGCCCTCACCAAACCTATTATTGTGATTAAAGCCGGACGCACAGAAGCAGCAGCCAAAGCCGCAGCATCTCATACAGGGGCGTTGGCGGGGAGTGATGCGGTATTAGATGCAGCTTTCCGGCGCTGTGGGGTGTTGCGAGTCAATAGTATTTCTGACTTATTTGATGTGGCGGAAGTTTTGGCAAAACAACCGCGTCCCAAGGGGCCACGCTTGACCATTTTAACCAATGCAGGCGGGCCAGGAGTCTTGGCTACCGATGCTTTGATTGAAGCTGGTGGGGAATTGGCGACAATTTCACCAGATGCGATCGCTGCTTTTGATAAAATACTTCCCACTCATTGGAGTCATAACAACCCGATTGATATTCTGGGGGATGCTGATCCCCAACGTTATACCCAAGCTTTAGAAATAGCAGTCCAAGATCCCAATAGTGACGGCTTGTTGGTCATTCTCACACCCCAAGCCATGACCGACCCCACCCAAACCGCCGAACAATTGAAACCCTACGCCCAAATCCCTGGTAAACCAATTCTTGCTAGTTGGATGGGTGGTGCAGAAGTCACCGCAGGCGAAACAATTTTAAATCGTCAATCTATTCCTACTTATCGCTATCCAGATACAGCCACCCGCATATTTAGTTATATGTGGCAATCTAGCTATAACCTGCGGGGTATCTATGAAACTCCAGTTTTACCAGCAGTTGATCCCCAATCAGGGATACCAGACCGTAACTTAGTTACAAATATTATCGCCTCTGCGCGTCAAGATGGGCGAACCATTCTTACAGAGTTTGAATCGAAGCAAATATTAGCAGCTTACGGCATCCCAGTTGTAGAAACTTGCGTGGCTACAACTGAGGATGAAGCAGTGAAATGTGCTGACAGTATTGGCTATCCCGTAGTTGTCAAACTGTATTCTCATGTCATTACCCATAAAACTGATGTTGGCGGCGTGCAGTTAAATCTGCGGAATGCAGAAGCAGTCAGACAAGCCTACCGCACCATCAAATTTTCCATTGAAGAAAAAATAGCAAAAGACCCCCACTACTCAGCACTCAAAACTCAGCACTCAGCACTCAGCACTCAAAACTCAGCACTCTTCCTCGGCGTAACAGTACAGCCAATGGTGAAAACCGACGGCTACGAATTGATTATTGGTAGTAGTCTTGATCCCCAATTCGGGCCAGTGCTGTTGTTTGGTGCAGGGGGACAGTTGGTAGAAGTATTTCAGGATAGTGCGATCGCCCTACCTCCCCTCAAC encodes the following:
- the psbB gene encoding photosystem II chlorophyll-binding protein CP47, which encodes MGLPWYRVHTVVLNDPGRLISVHLMHTALVAGWAGSMALYELAIYDPSDPVLNPMWRQGMFVLPFMARLGVTQSWGGWSVTGGPATDPGFWSFEGVAAAHIVLSGLLFLAAVWHWVYWDLELFRDPRTGEPALDLPKMFGIHLFLSGLLCFGFGAFHLTGLYGPGMWISDAYGVTGSVQPVAPEWGPDGFNPFNPGGIVAHHIAAGVVGIIAGLFHLTVRPPERLYKALRMGNIETVLSSSIAAVFFSAFVVAGTMWYGSATTPIELFGPTRYQWDQGYFRQEINRRVQASVANGASLSEAWSQIPEKLAFYDYVGNSPAKGGLFRTGPMVKGDGIAQSWQGHAVFTDAEGRELTVRRLPNFFETFPVILTDSDGVVRADIPFRRAESKYSFEQTGVTVSFYGGDLNGKTFTDPADVKKYARKAQGGEIFEFDRETLNSDGVFRTSPRGWFTFGHAVFALLFFFGHLWHGARTIYRDVFAGVEADLEEQVEWGLFQKVGDKSTRRKEAL
- a CDS encoding 30S ribosomal protein S1, translating into MVNQNLTATEIGFTHEDFAALLDKYDYHFSPGDIVPGTVFSIEPRGALIDIGAKTAAYIPIQEMSINRVDAPEEVLQSNETREFFILTDENEDGQLTLSIRRIEYMRAWERVRQLQAEDATVRSGVFATNRGGALVRIEGLRGFIPGSHISTRKPKEELVGEELPLKFLEVDEERNRLVLSHRRALVERKMNRLEVGEVVIGTVRGIKPYGAFIDIGGVSGLLHISEISHEHIDTPHSVFNVNDEVKVMIIDLDAERGRISLSTKQLEPEPGDMIKNRDLVYDKAEEMAAKYREQLLAKQQGITAPPTEEAVAEEEIPAAIEEEIPAAIEEEIPVAIEE
- a CDS encoding pentapeptide repeat-containing protein gives rise to the protein MSEVNYQQPINAVATLLEKYAEGQRDFERAELGDADLQGVNLKGSDLSYADLSTANLQGANLRGSDLSYCDLSQANLTDADLRGALLMSANLRQANLQGTKLDKADCDRNTHFPPNFDPVQAGITIKSEL
- a CDS encoding hydrogenase maturation protease, whose translation is MNATVMVIGYGNDLRSDDGIGQRIADEIASWHLSAVKSLAVHQLTPELADALANAELAIFVDAYVPLESFDVQVQSLSPSVDNAIAGHTADPQSLLALTRTLYGHCPPALWVTVPAVNFEFGDRFSEITETGKAIALGKIMQILDKFKKFLDQMNPI
- a CDS encoding bifunctional acetate--CoA ligase family protein/GNAT family N-acetyltransferase; translation: MQKSLKPTSDRAFDILQAEKLNPLDAIFAPKTVAVIGASETPGSVGRTLLWNLITNPFGGTVFPVNPKRHSVLGIKAYPKIADIPETVDLAVIATPAPTVPGIIAECVNAGVKSAIVISAGFKEAGAAGIALEQQILTQARRGNIRIIGPNCLGVMSPLSGLNATFASAMARPGNVGFISQSGALCTAILDWSFQENVGFSAFVSIGSMLDVGWGDLIYYLGDDPHTKSIVIYMESIGDARSFISAAREVALTKPIIVIKAGRTEAAAKAAASHTGALAGSDAVLDAAFRRCGVLRVNSISDLFDVAEVLAKQPRPKGPRLTILTNAGGPGVLATDALIEAGGELATISPDAIAAFDKILPTHWSHNNPIDILGDADPQRYTQALEIAVQDPNSDGLLVILTPQAMTDPTQTAEQLKPYAQIPGKPILASWMGGAEVTAGETILNRQSIPTYRYPDTATRIFSYMWQSSYNLRGIYETPVLPAVDPQSGIPDRNLVTNIIASARQDGRTILTEFESKQILAAYGIPVVETCVATTEDEAVKCADSIGYPVVVKLYSHVITHKTDVGGVQLNLRNAEAVRQAYRTIKFSIEEKIAKDPHYSALKTQHSALSTQNSALFLGVTVQPMVKTDGYELIIGSSLDPQFGPVLLFGAGGQLVEVFQDSAIALPPLNTTLARRMMEHTKIYKALKGVRGRQSIDMAALEQLMVAFSQLVVEQPWIKEIDINPLLAIPPTAVHSGGLIALDGRVLLHPPDITEEQLPKLAIRPYPTQYIDNWTMKNGMSVTIRPIRPEDEPLMVQFHQTLSEESVYFRYFHLIKLSQRITHERLTRICFIDYDREMALVAEHQDPETGMRQILAVGRLSKLHGTDAAEFAMIVSDRYQCQGLGTELVRRLLQVGRQEHIGRITANILSDNYGMQRVCEKLGFHLQPTSDSTVMQAEIAL